In one Candidatus Nitronereus thalassa genomic region, the following are encoded:
- a CDS encoding LPS-assembly protein LptD: protein MILGWGSPISASAQPTLPVAESTDSTSRPPLDVTAERVEFDRVTEVFRAVGSVIVTQGPLRLTADEATIHKLSGALQAKGAVHLNDQVTEVWADEMEINVYTEAGVITNGKILLQETNTWVRGRLLQRFSETHFRAKDGTFTNCDADDGQIPDWSFAFADIDLEQGDSLFAKNVWFQIRNQRILPLPMIKYPMPGARKTGFLLPTAGFDNVLGFQYRQDFFWAISPSQDLLVTPQILTDRGFGGDLAYRYIINRRSKGNWLLSSLYDTDLDKGRAQITGAHVQQVNEDLFVQMNVNYATDRTLLQDLTSSGVFRSLPSQESIFNVTQRLPGGSAYLKAQYLQPLNSGGRNTFQRLPEIGHGYTSPAFANEILVVDMNSNFVHFWREQGFHVSRLDVMPGISTQGLHLGNVVGLRPQMKLREVVYSHGRTSLQDDSRDRGTFWLGFEAFSNLSRRFPLGQGHRLRHTVEPRLFYEFVPDTKQSDLLQIDAVDNLIKKNLVTYSVNTRLKDERSGSGSTTLLDLFFAQSYHLGGAPGQASNFSDMWGRAIVGLPRDQLPPSLSNASVSFDAFFNPGDVEFSQFNTNILLQASQTAYIEVGHRHTRAGTISQRGDIWNPLSFNEVLAPQSEINFLTLGGAVRTPFGWTAGSKVYHDFAKGQTPEWDVVGLYQNPCRCWSLGLYYIRLGGADGLPERNQFNFVLTLRGIGATQGNGTALLQSILGPLLGGEVGVPWSPN from the coding sequence ATGATATTGGGATGGGGTTCTCCAATCTCTGCATCTGCCCAGCCGACGTTGCCAGTTGCCGAAAGCACAGATTCCACTTCCCGCCCTCCTTTGGACGTTACCGCGGAACGAGTTGAATTTGATCGCGTGACAGAAGTCTTTCGCGCCGTGGGTTCGGTAATAGTGACTCAAGGTCCACTTCGATTAACGGCAGACGAGGCCACGATTCACAAACTCTCTGGAGCCCTACAAGCCAAGGGGGCGGTGCATTTGAACGATCAAGTCACTGAGGTTTGGGCTGATGAGATGGAAATTAATGTGTATACCGAAGCTGGAGTGATTACCAATGGAAAGATTTTGTTACAAGAAACGAATACCTGGGTTCGCGGCCGTTTGCTTCAACGGTTTTCCGAAACACACTTTCGAGCCAAAGACGGGACCTTTACGAATTGTGATGCGGACGATGGGCAAATTCCTGATTGGAGTTTTGCCTTTGCCGACATAGATCTTGAGCAAGGCGATAGCCTTTTTGCCAAAAATGTGTGGTTTCAAATCAGAAACCAACGCATTCTGCCCTTGCCAATGATCAAATATCCCATGCCCGGGGCTCGCAAAACCGGTTTTCTTCTTCCCACTGCCGGGTTCGATAATGTTTTGGGGTTCCAATATCGACAGGACTTCTTTTGGGCAATTTCTCCGAGCCAAGACCTACTTGTGACGCCACAAATTTTAACTGACCGCGGTTTTGGTGGAGATCTGGCCTATCGATATATTATCAATCGCCGTTCAAAGGGCAATTGGTTATTAAGTTCGCTCTACGATACCGATTTGGATAAAGGCCGGGCGCAAATTACCGGCGCCCATGTACAACAGGTGAATGAGGACCTTTTTGTTCAAATGAACGTGAACTATGCCACGGATCGTACCTTATTGCAGGATTTGACCAGTTCCGGCGTGTTCCGTTCCTTGCCGAGCCAAGAATCCATTTTCAATGTTACCCAGCGTTTGCCGGGAGGAAGCGCCTATTTAAAAGCCCAGTATTTGCAACCCTTGAACTCTGGTGGGCGTAATACTTTTCAACGGTTACCGGAGATTGGGCATGGGTATACCAGTCCTGCGTTTGCCAATGAGATACTGGTGGTGGATATGAATTCTAATTTTGTTCACTTTTGGCGGGAGCAGGGATTTCATGTCAGCCGCTTAGATGTGATGCCAGGAATATCAACGCAAGGGCTGCATCTTGGAAATGTCGTGGGCCTTCGCCCGCAAATGAAATTACGTGAGGTGGTGTATTCACATGGTCGTACTTCACTGCAGGATGATTCGCGAGATCGTGGAACGTTCTGGTTGGGATTTGAAGCCTTTTCCAACTTGTCCCGGCGGTTTCCTCTGGGCCAAGGGCATCGGCTCCGTCATACCGTCGAGCCTAGACTTTTTTACGAATTTGTGCCGGACACGAAGCAATCCGATTTATTGCAGATTGATGCTGTAGATAATCTCATTAAGAAAAATTTGGTGACCTATTCTGTGAATACTCGTCTGAAGGATGAGCGTTCAGGCAGTGGGTCCACGACATTGTTAGATCTATTTTTTGCCCAAAGTTACCACTTAGGAGGGGCTCCGGGCCAAGCAAGTAACTTTTCAGATATGTGGGGACGTGCTATCGTAGGCCTGCCCAGGGACCAACTGCCTCCGTCATTGAGTAATGCGTCAGTCTCATTCGATGCGTTTTTTAATCCCGGGGACGTTGAATTTAGCCAGTTCAATACCAATATTTTGTTGCAAGCTTCTCAGACTGCGTATATAGAGGTTGGACATCGACATACACGAGCGGGAACTATTTCCCAGCGTGGGGATATTTGGAATCCTCTTTCGTTCAATGAAGTCCTAGCTCCTCAATCGGAAATTAATTTTCTCACATTAGGAGGAGCCGTTCGGACCCCTTTTGGCTGGACCGCAGGGTCAAAGGTGTATCATGATTTTGCCAAAGGACAAACGCCTGAATGGGATGTGGTGGGGCTGTACCAAAATCCCTGTCGGTGTTGGTCCCTGGGGCTTTACTATATTCGACTGGGTGGTGCCGATGGATTGCCCGAAAGAAACCAATTTAATTTTGTTTTAACCCTTCGCGGTATCGGGGCAACACAAGGAAATGGTACAGCCCTTCTCCAGTCAATCTTAGGTCCTTTGTTGGGGGGCGAGGTGGGAGTGCCTTGGTCACCGAACTAA
- a CDS encoding folylpolyglutamate synthase/dihydrofolate synthase family protein — protein MSESYHASLTYLYGLQKHGIKLGLDTIRTLLAQCDHPERKYSVLHIGGTNGKGSSAAMTAAILQAANIRVGLYTSPHLIDFRERIQVQGVKIPESRVVDLVQRFRVGSHSSCTPTFFETATAMAFQYFAEEEVEVAVLEVGMGGRFDATNVCDPSGVLITNVSYDHEAYLGHTLEAIAFEKAGIIKNGVPVVIGTMDESARDVISQKAKEQGAPLCEYGRDFTLNVQGEGVFEYQGPTQHFSGLSCALQGAHQLVNAACAVALLEKSVMASRVISREAIVRGLSSVSWEGRLETLMTNPTWVCDGAHNPAAARKLAHHLQGMIENVPSRKLIMIVAMMRDKNIAAFFAELLPLADVIICTQIDHFRLATGDELKDRLLTGSVPIHQASTPEKAVALAHRIANSHDLVCVTGSLYLVGAVKSVFSGSTYAPLVG, from the coding sequence ATGTCTGAGTCGTACCACGCCAGCCTTACCTACCTTTATGGCCTTCAAAAACATGGCATCAAACTTGGGCTTGATACCATCCGAACGTTGTTAGCTCAATGCGATCATCCCGAGCGAAAGTATTCGGTTTTACATATTGGTGGAACCAATGGAAAAGGGTCATCGGCAGCGATGACGGCCGCCATTCTCCAAGCGGCGAATATCCGTGTGGGGCTCTATACGTCTCCCCATCTCATCGACTTTCGCGAACGCATTCAAGTCCAAGGCGTCAAGATTCCAGAATCTCGGGTGGTGGATCTTGTGCAAAGATTTCGCGTGGGGTCTCATTCGAGCTGCACCCCTACTTTTTTTGAGACCGCGACGGCGATGGCGTTTCAGTATTTTGCCGAGGAAGAGGTGGAGGTGGCGGTCTTGGAGGTCGGAATGGGTGGGCGGTTTGATGCGACCAATGTGTGTGACCCCAGTGGAGTTTTGATTACCAATGTCTCATATGACCATGAAGCCTATCTGGGACATACCCTTGAGGCCATTGCCTTTGAAAAAGCGGGGATCATCAAAAATGGTGTTCCCGTAGTTATAGGGACAATGGATGAATCGGCTAGGGACGTGATTTCCCAAAAGGCCAAAGAGCAGGGTGCTCCACTCTGTGAATATGGAAGGGACTTTACTCTCAATGTTCAAGGTGAAGGGGTCTTTGAATATCAAGGACCCACGCAACATTTTTCAGGGCTTTCCTGTGCCCTTCAGGGGGCCCATCAACTTGTAAATGCGGCTTGCGCCGTGGCCCTTCTAGAGAAGAGTGTCATGGCCAGTCGAGTGATTTCACGAGAGGCTATTGTACGAGGGTTGAGTTCTGTGTCGTGGGAAGGTCGTTTGGAAACGCTGATGACCAATCCGACCTGGGTCTGCGATGGGGCACATAATCCCGCGGCGGCCAGGAAGTTGGCGCATCATTTGCAGGGTATGATCGAAAACGTTCCTAGTCGAAAGCTTATTATGATTGTGGCCATGATGCGGGATAAAAATATTGCGGCGTTTTTTGCCGAACTTCTGCCATTAGCCGATGTCATTATTTGTACCCAGATTGACCATTTTCGTTTAGCGACAGGGGACGAATTGAAGGACAGACTTTTGACGGGAAGTGTTCCTATACATCAAGCCTCCACACCCGAGAAAGCCGTGGCTTTGGCCCATCGAATAGCCAACTCGCATGACCTGGTTTGTGTGACGGGATCTTTATATCTCGTCGGTGCTGTGAAAAGTGTGTTCTCTGGATCCACATATGCTCCCCTTGTCGGGTAA
- the accD gene encoding acetyl-CoA carboxylase, carboxyltransferase subunit beta translates to MAWFKKGPKHKSEKGKLNIVEGMWVKCPFCRAIVYQKEVEKNFKLCPKCEYHFPLSVNERIDLLLDPDTFQEWEADLAPADPLGFVDTQPYVDRLKTYQEKTGRKDGMVIGGGLIQGKPLVIGLFDFRFMGGSMGSVVGEKICRAVDRALKSKHPFLLVATSGGARMQEGALSLMQMAKTAAAVARLHEARLPFISLLTDPTFGGVTASIAMLGDIILAEPKALIGFAGPRVIEQTIKQRLPDGFQRAEFLLEHGMIDSIVNRPNLRDTVHVVLRHLSHSH, encoded by the coding sequence ATGGCATGGTTTAAAAAAGGCCCTAAACATAAATCCGAAAAAGGGAAATTGAATATCGTTGAAGGGATGTGGGTAAAGTGTCCCTTTTGTCGAGCCATTGTGTATCAAAAGGAAGTCGAGAAAAATTTCAAACTCTGTCCCAAATGTGAATATCATTTCCCGCTTTCCGTGAACGAACGTATCGACCTTCTTCTGGACCCAGACACTTTTCAAGAATGGGAAGCCGATCTCGCCCCGGCCGACCCGTTAGGTTTTGTTGATACTCAGCCCTATGTGGATCGGTTAAAAACGTATCAAGAAAAAACTGGGAGAAAAGACGGGATGGTGATCGGAGGAGGATTGATTCAAGGGAAACCTCTTGTTATCGGGCTGTTTGATTTTCGGTTTATGGGCGGGAGTATGGGCTCGGTTGTGGGAGAGAAAATCTGTCGAGCTGTTGATCGGGCCTTGAAATCGAAACATCCTTTTTTACTGGTGGCGACATCTGGTGGTGCTCGGATGCAAGAAGGGGCTTTGTCCCTCATGCAGATGGCCAAAACCGCTGCAGCTGTGGCTCGTCTTCATGAGGCACGCCTGCCCTTTATCTCCTTATTAACCGATCCGACATTTGGGGGAGTGACGGCCAGTATTGCCATGTTGGGTGATATCATTCTAGCTGAGCCTAAAGCGCTCATTGGGTTTGCTGGGCCTCGGGTGATTGAACAGACGATCAAGCAACGCTTGCCGGATGGATTTCAGCGTGCTGAATTTCTCTTAGAACATGGGATGATCGATTCGATCGTTAACCGGCCCAATCTCCGTGACACGGTTCATGTGGTGTTGAGACATCTCTCGCATTCCCATTAA
- the moaA gene encoding GTP 3',8-cyclase MoaA — protein sequence MSLASGQPMTSELLDTFDRPLRSLRLSVTDRCNLRCQYCMPEEEYAWLPRDTLLTFEEINVLVSIFAEFGVDRIRLTGGEPLLRRDLPTLIRMIGQHARIQDIALTTNGILLNEQAQALFDAGLHRVTVSLDTLKPDRFKTLTRRETFDRVLEGIAIVEKVGFTGLKIDTVAIKGFNDDELVALIEYGKSVNAEVRFIEYMDVGGANDWSLTKVLSRAEILLQLRQTYGPIEPLIENSSAPAQRFLLSDGTTFGIIPSTTTPFCATCDRSRLTADGFWYLCLYAKQGIDLREPLRLKDLEEVRSRIRSGWGSRTDRGAEDRKNLEQSSMRGRFIEIEKLRQDPRLEMHARGG from the coding sequence ATGAGCCTTGCGTCAGGACAACCCATGACCTCTGAATTGTTGGATACGTTTGATCGTCCTTTGCGGAGCTTACGGTTGTCGGTCACGGATCGCTGTAATCTCCGTTGCCAGTATTGCATGCCCGAAGAAGAATATGCCTGGTTGCCTCGGGATACCCTGCTCACCTTTGAAGAAATCAATGTCCTTGTCAGCATTTTCGCTGAGTTCGGCGTGGATCGGATCCGATTAACTGGGGGCGAGCCCCTGCTTCGGCGCGACCTGCCGACCCTCATTCGCATGATCGGGCAACATGCCCGCATTCAGGATATTGCGCTCACCACCAATGGCATACTTTTGAATGAACAGGCCCAGGCGTTGTTCGATGCCGGATTGCATCGTGTGACCGTGAGTCTCGATACTCTTAAGCCAGATCGATTCAAGACATTAACGCGTCGTGAAACTTTTGATCGTGTCCTGGAAGGAATTGCCATTGTTGAAAAAGTTGGGTTTACTGGGCTTAAGATTGATACGGTAGCCATCAAGGGTTTTAACGATGATGAACTCGTGGCCCTTATTGAATATGGGAAATCCGTCAATGCCGAAGTTCGATTCATTGAGTATATGGATGTGGGGGGCGCGAATGATTGGTCCCTGACCAAGGTCCTCTCTCGTGCCGAAATCTTGCTGCAACTTCGACAAACCTATGGCCCCATCGAGCCGCTGATCGAAAATAGTTCAGCCCCAGCCCAACGTTTTCTGCTCTCTGACGGGACAACGTTTGGAATTATTCCTTCCACCACCACGCCATTTTGTGCGACCTGTGATCGTAGCCGTTTGACCGCCGATGGGTTTTGGTACCTCTGCTTATATGCCAAACAAGGCATTGATTTGCGGGAGCCTCTTCGCCTGAAAGATCTTGAAGAGGTTCGCAGCCGAATCCGATCTGGCTGGGGATCTCGAACGGATCGTGGCGCTGAAGACCGTAAGAATCTTGAACAATCCAGTATGCGTGGCCGGTTTATTGAAATTGAGAAGCTTCGGCAAGATCCTCGACTCGAAATGCATGCTCGGGGAGGATGA
- a CDS encoding molybdenum cofactor biosynthesis protein, producing the protein MTLTVKLFGMLKTLLKQDADLTVELSAEGQVSDLIEKIQALNPELGELLLKKKVLVSVNHDIAHGETVLTPTDEIALLPPFAGGATNRESETMSTVDAEEAMLVRVQRENFSIDEEIERVKQRSKRIGGIATFLGTARDRSQGRDVSSITFEHYEGMAQKKLREIRERALQDFDIIEALILHRYGAIDIGENIVLIVIGAEHRADAFKACKWCIDELKQITPIWKLEQTPEGEVWVEQHP; encoded by the coding sequence ATGACTCTGACCGTCAAACTTTTTGGGATGTTGAAGACTTTGTTGAAGCAAGATGCCGACTTGACCGTCGAGCTTTCAGCGGAGGGCCAGGTAAGTGATCTTATCGAAAAGATTCAGGCTCTGAATCCCGAGTTGGGAGAGTTGCTGCTCAAGAAAAAAGTCTTGGTGTCGGTGAACCATGATATTGCTCATGGAGAGACCGTATTGACGCCCACCGATGAAATTGCCTTGCTGCCGCCCTTTGCTGGCGGGGCCACTAATAGGGAGAGCGAAACCATGTCTACGGTTGATGCTGAAGAAGCCATGTTGGTTCGCGTCCAAAGGGAAAATTTCTCCATCGATGAAGAAATTGAACGAGTGAAGCAGCGATCCAAACGGATTGGGGGCATTGCTACGTTCCTGGGGACGGCCCGTGACCGGTCGCAGGGACGAGATGTGAGTAGTATTACCTTTGAACATTATGAAGGGATGGCGCAAAAAAAGTTGCGGGAAATTCGCGAACGGGCGCTCCAAGACTTTGACATTATCGAAGCCTTGATCCTTCATCGTTATGGGGCCATCGATATTGGCGAAAATATCGTGTTGATTGTGATCGGTGCCGAGCATCGAGCCGATGCCTTCAAAGCCTGTAAATGGTGTATCGATGAACTCAAACAAATTACCCCTATTTGGAAGTTGGAACAGACTCCGGAAGGGGAGGTCTGGGTGGAGCAACATCCATGA
- the moaC gene encoding cyclic pyranopterin monophosphate synthase MoaC — MADFTHFNDSGRARMVDVSAKASTERMAVAQARVFMQPETLRRIQEGKIAKGDVLAVAQVAGVMGAKQTPNLIPMCHPLMVTSVNIDFQENTEPDSVGLCSLTIQAAVKTAGQTGVEMEAMTAVSVAALTVYDMCKAVDKGISFGDMFLVSKEGGKSGTYVRPGCEVLSSGNGVQS, encoded by the coding sequence ATGGCTGATTTCACGCATTTCAATGACTCAGGACGGGCGAGAATGGTGGATGTCTCGGCAAAGGCCTCGACCGAACGGATGGCTGTGGCCCAAGCGCGGGTGTTCATGCAGCCAGAAACCTTACGCCGCATCCAAGAGGGAAAAATTGCCAAGGGCGATGTCTTGGCCGTGGCGCAGGTGGCTGGGGTCATGGGTGCGAAACAAACACCCAACCTTATCCCAATGTGTCACCCGCTTATGGTGACCAGTGTGAACATTGATTTCCAAGAAAATACCGAACCCGACAGTGTCGGACTGTGCTCGTTGACCATTCAAGCCGCCGTAAAAACGGCGGGGCAGACTGGGGTGGAGATGGAAGCCATGACTGCAGTATCGGTCGCGGCCTTAACCGTTTATGATATGTGTAAGGCCGTAGATAAAGGCATAAGTTTTGGCGACATGTTTTTGGTTTCTAAAGAGGGGGGGAAGTCTGGCACCTACGTGCGTCCGGGGTGTGAAGTCCTGTCTTCAGGAAATGGTGTGCAGTCATGA
- the folB gene encoding dihydroneopterin aldolase, which yields MDQGLIIEGISFQGHCGVTPEERSSPQPLLVDLEFSCSSEDAIQTDMLAKTIDYAQVSDRVVDIGRSEECALIETLADRISRVLLAEFPIDTLRIWVRKAKPPLTHVLGSVGVRLTYRRSQLSQIVEMGGSRPSSFLVKYASQIPPGRVLDLACGTGRHALYLAKQGYEVVGLDRNTEALAALSKAAQERHLPNVKGWELDLEVDSENPPSLGNNEFSGVLVFNYLYRPIFSSLLKALKPKGILIYETFIIDNHHQYQHPRRKEFCLEHNELLQLATGMRVLHYEEGQHPDPIGTSPPYTARLVAQKV from the coding sequence ATGGATCAAGGGTTAATAATAGAAGGCATTAGTTTCCAGGGCCATTGTGGGGTCACCCCTGAGGAACGATCGAGCCCCCAGCCCTTGCTTGTTGACTTGGAATTTTCCTGCTCTTCGGAAGATGCCATACAAACTGACATGCTCGCCAAAACCATTGATTACGCCCAAGTTTCCGATCGAGTGGTGGACATTGGGCGGTCCGAAGAATGCGCGTTAATTGAAACATTAGCAGATCGAATAAGTCGAGTGCTCTTAGCAGAGTTCCCCATTGACACCCTGCGCATATGGGTGCGGAAAGCCAAGCCCCCCCTGACTCATGTCTTAGGATCTGTAGGAGTCAGGCTGACCTACCGCCGATCTCAATTATCTCAAATCGTGGAAATGGGAGGCTCACGTCCCTCCTCATTTCTTGTGAAATATGCCTCGCAAATCCCACCAGGCCGAGTGCTTGATCTTGCCTGTGGAACAGGGAGGCATGCTCTGTACTTGGCGAAGCAAGGATATGAAGTGGTTGGTCTTGATCGGAACACTGAGGCACTCGCAGCGCTTTCCAAAGCCGCGCAGGAACGACACCTTCCCAATGTGAAAGGGTGGGAACTTGATCTTGAGGTTGACTCAGAAAATCCTCCTTCTTTGGGGAACAATGAATTTTCAGGAGTACTCGTTTTCAATTATTTATATCGCCCGATTTTTTCGAGCCTTCTCAAGGCGCTGAAGCCGAAGGGGATTTTAATTTACGAAACATTTATTATCGACAACCATCACCAATACCAACATCCACGACGCAAAGAATTTTGCTTGGAACACAATGAACTGCTTCAACTAGCCACCGGAATGCGCGTGCTCCACTATGAAGAAGGACAGCATCCTGACCCGATAGGCACTTCTCCCCCTTACACAGCCAGACTCGTCGCCCAAAAAGTTTAG
- a CDS encoding PHP domain-containing protein, which translates to MPRIDLHLHTTYSDGSHSPAEVIQFAHEAGVTALAITDHDTVDGLPEAITAALDKGIKVIPGIELSSRFEGQDTHILGYFFDWQDGTFQTRLTEQQENREQRNPRVVDKLNQLGLELTYEEVKAMAGTGSIGRPHIANVLVAKGYVSSTKEAFDRYLADGASAYVERESPDTREAIAWIREAGGVPVLAHPHWTKRKGPELIEMCRTLKEAGLMGIEVFYSTHSKRQTSEFLELARKLDLLMTGGSDFHGTAKPGIYVGRGKGDLKVTEKLLEPLRKKVRT; encoded by the coding sequence ATGCCACGCATAGATTTACATCTTCACACCACCTATTCGGATGGGAGTCATTCCCCCGCCGAGGTCATTCAATTCGCTCATGAGGCGGGGGTCACGGCTTTGGCCATCACGGATCATGACACTGTAGACGGTCTTCCCGAAGCGATAACCGCTGCATTGGACAAGGGAATCAAGGTGATTCCCGGAATCGAATTGAGTTCCCGATTCGAAGGACAAGATACGCATATCCTGGGATATTTCTTCGATTGGCAGGATGGCACATTTCAAACCCGCCTCACTGAACAGCAAGAAAATCGCGAACAACGAAACCCGCGTGTCGTCGACAAACTCAATCAACTTGGCTTGGAGCTGACGTATGAAGAAGTGAAAGCCATGGCAGGGACAGGCTCGATTGGTCGGCCTCACATCGCCAACGTCTTAGTCGCCAAAGGATATGTCAGTTCAACCAAGGAAGCCTTTGATCGCTACCTCGCCGATGGCGCGTCAGCGTATGTTGAACGTGAATCACCGGACACGCGCGAAGCCATAGCCTGGATTCGCGAAGCAGGAGGCGTGCCGGTGTTGGCCCATCCCCATTGGACGAAACGTAAAGGACCGGAACTGATCGAAATGTGTCGCACCCTCAAGGAAGCCGGGCTCATGGGCATCGAGGTGTTTTACAGCACCCACAGCAAGCGGCAAACCTCAGAATTTCTCGAACTGGCAAGAAAGCTAGACCTACTCATGACCGGAGGCAGTGATTTTCACGGCACCGCCAAACCAGGCATTTACGTTGGAAGAGGAAAAGGGGATTTAAAAGTTACTGAAAAATTATTGGAACCCCTGAGGAAGAAAGTCAGAACCTGA
- a CDS encoding secondary thiamine-phosphate synthase enzyme YjbQ encodes MKSYREELWVETKSRRAYINITPQVEAAIRKSGIQEGLVLVNAMHITASVYINDDESGLLKDYDEFLEKLAPHEASYRHNETGEDNGDAHIKRQIMGREVTVAITNGQLDFGPWEQIFYGEFDGRRRKRILIKMIGE; translated from the coding sequence ATGAAGTCGTACCGAGAAGAGTTGTGGGTGGAAACGAAGAGCCGTCGTGCCTACATAAACATTACCCCTCAAGTTGAGGCGGCCATCCGAAAGAGTGGAATCCAAGAAGGCCTCGTGTTAGTGAATGCCATGCATATCACGGCCAGCGTGTATATCAATGATGATGAGTCGGGTCTCCTAAAAGATTACGACGAGTTTCTGGAAAAACTCGCTCCGCATGAGGCCTCTTACCGACACAACGAGACTGGCGAGGATAATGGCGATGCCCATATCAAGCGGCAGATCATGGGTCGAGAAGTTACCGTGGCCATTACCAATGGGCAGTTAGATTTCGGACCTTGGGAACAAATTTTTTACGGCGAGTTTGACGGGCGTCGTCGCAAACGTATTTTGATCAAAATGATTGGCGAGTAA
- the hpnD gene encoding presqualene diphosphate synthase HpnD → MTPTMTPDEAQAYCTAKTKASGSNFYYSFFFLPRFRREAMYTVYTFCHEVDDAVDHPPTGTNPQEQLSQWRQEIKAIYQGTPRHPVTISLAEHVKRLGIPEEYLQELVTGMEMDLTQTRYTTFENLYPYCYRVASIVGLICLKVFGTQDPRAQEYAINLGVAFQLTNILRDVGADSDRQRIYLPQEDLARFKYSEQELLTKTRSAQFLELMKFEANRAHEFYQKAQAVYDTLPKSDRKSLLPAEIMRGVYFKILTRIQSSNYAVFESRIRISPPLRILIALKSWLQTSFNNGFSVRP, encoded by the coding sequence ATGACACCCACCATGACCCCAGATGAAGCCCAGGCCTATTGCACGGCAAAAACCAAAGCCAGCGGAAGCAACTTCTATTATTCCTTTTTTTTCCTTCCACGCTTTCGCCGAGAGGCGATGTATACGGTGTACACTTTTTGTCATGAAGTGGATGATGCTGTCGATCACCCACCTACAGGTACCAACCCCCAGGAACAGCTTTCACAGTGGCGTCAGGAGATCAAAGCAATTTACCAAGGAACGCCGCGCCACCCTGTCACGATTAGTCTGGCTGAACACGTCAAGCGATTAGGCATTCCTGAAGAATACCTCCAAGAACTCGTCACCGGCATGGAGATGGATTTAACCCAAACACGATATACCACCTTTGAGAACCTTTATCCCTATTGTTACCGCGTCGCCTCCATAGTTGGATTAATCTGTCTCAAAGTGTTTGGCACACAAGACCCTCGGGCTCAAGAATATGCCATCAATCTTGGGGTCGCGTTTCAACTCACGAATATATTGCGGGACGTCGGCGCTGATTCCGACCGCCAGCGCATCTATTTACCCCAAGAAGACTTGGCCAGATTCAAATATTCCGAACAGGAGCTATTGACGAAAACACGCTCAGCCCAATTTCTCGAACTCATGAAATTCGAAGCGAATCGGGCGCACGAGTTTTACCAGAAGGCCCAAGCCGTCTATGACACACTCCCCAAAAGCGATCGCAAATCGCTCCTTCCTGCCGAAATTATGCGTGGCGTTTATTTCAAAATATTGACTCGTATACAATCTTCAAACTACGCGGTCTTTGAATCCCGAATCCGAATATCCCCCCCCTTGCGTATTCTTATCGCCCTCAAGAGTTGGCTGCAGACTTCCTTCAACAATGGTTTTAGCGTCAGACCATGA